From a region of the Pseudanabaena sp. ABRG5-3 genome:
- the hoxE gene encoding bidirectional hydrogenase complex protein HoxE, translated as MLSRISLPQPNVEDGSPNPRFHSLDLTIRQNRNRQDALIEVLHRAQEQFGYLEKDVLTYIARELKLPLSRVYGVATFYHLFSIQPKCKHTCSICLGTACYTKGGQTLLDILTKELHLKAGGRSPNGKVFLRVERCIGNCGVAPAAIYDGHVSRQQSPEDVLAMVKGWMEEP; from the coding sequence ATGCTGTCGAGAATATCCCTTCCACAGCCAAATGTTGAAGATGGTTCGCCTAATCCCCGATTCCATTCTTTAGATTTGACGATTCGCCAAAATCGCAACCGCCAAGATGCTCTGATTGAAGTATTACACAGGGCGCAAGAGCAGTTTGGCTACCTCGAAAAAGATGTCCTTACCTATATCGCAAGGGAATTAAAACTACCCCTTAGTCGAGTATATGGTGTAGCAACTTTCTATCATCTTTTTTCGATCCAGCCTAAATGCAAACATACCTGTTCTATTTGTTTAGGAACAGCTTGTTATACCAAAGGGGGGCAAACTTTGTTAGATATCTTAACTAAGGAACTGCACCTCAAGGCGGGAGGGCGATCGCCTAATGGCAAAGTATTTCTCCGAGTAGAGCGTTGTATTGGTAACTGCGGTGTTGCACCTGCGGCAATCTATGACGGTCATGTATCGCGCCAACAAAGCCCTGAAGACGTTTTAGCAATGGTCAAAGGTTGGATGGAGGAACCATAA
- a CDS encoding DUF6883 domain-containing protein: MVELIQIAAVEGEVVQESNTKFGKEYKMDWEIPNAGGAELRTIWEVSIESSYPSLISAFLKREK; encoded by the coding sequence TTGGTTGAATTAATTCAAATTGCGGCAGTTGAAGGTGAAGTCGTACAGGAGAGTAATACGAAATTTGGTAAGGAATATAAAATGGATTGGGAAATTCCTAATGCAGGAGGTGCTGAACTGAGAACTATTTGGGAAGTTAGTATAGAGTCTAGTTATCCAAGTTTAATTAGTGCTTTTTTGAAGAGAGAAAAATAA
- a CDS encoding tetratricopeptide repeat protein: MKINKKYVERNDKDVNKFISAFKDSLEESISTGKKVPFIFLLYGLGGVGKHDFLDNLEEVAKKSTKKEGKNSTDVRIIRINFGQLGTPKEALKLMDKIASDPAFDKNLVDNILHSLQHENHLFQGSTFREVSNLYQDTLHKLGATGSKSSEPVTKEQIESVSKLAELGGKVITSSLALALGAPALLMPMASSIGGEIVQIVRTSPEIAASLLEIKDGLLNQHHATQNENVRKLLLAPLIYLTPLFIEMLIEASKKQSIILIFEKYEKIHSTDKLTSDLNEWFCQFLFSTESKLFNHQPNHKVIIIISGRNQLTKQDNWSNFIDQEQDSQIAIELCLDCFKEKEEVDNYCKQQLEKELTDEERDEVTQKYFSLTKGHPKYLELLCKQRKEKKEIDDSVINRDILNVFLSGFSDEKQKIIQIISCCRWFDQQLIQYFLDQAILELNTSQENQKTDVDYLFDWLSKQYFVILNQDRYHFHDLVRQVLRRNLFQENRELFYEIHNHLAIYFKQRADKLNPDKLPFTKYSDIEWCGYIGEYLYHACFAQKSDYQSSFLYHLFASIYLRKNEIIQIAFDKICEESSGTNNHELKDHPLLQSPTKIFLKTLEFVAKYKWVAFELNYNTHYGKYRSRIEAVVQLAKNHFEQLNDDIGKVAVLEYIVKNFSQNASKEDKYKWEAYLRDAIDKTANHVDPTFSSQLFMQSVCWQSDHDDISLNWCKKALEYKPDNANALFKQGHILKLQGDKYKDQKNEEEARDHYEEALKNYEKAISIQRYDHRFWEAKGQTLECLRQNIEISIEKNKNHHNHDENQAESLRVLLIRKVEYCQKEVDSYYQTMRFRPTEKDNYYKSLKKYKDALKDFMGSINNQSMEALDIFIKSINFDKHENSLDNKSYGGLVDSGDKLRLLTCSSDEDKEEKLQEAIDKYNLAITMNPEFPLAWYSRGLAYAERAKLHQNKEELFRLAIKDYDKALNLRDDLTWALYDKGIALHYIADKQSDQLGSGEAKSEYKDALENFDRAIQIDPEYEDAWYRRGLTLTKLERYEEAIANFDKAIEITTLKNPKNADKLWYDRGIAYRNYKAYEEAISSFKKAIDIRKDYSLNSSDSDPNVFYYDAEYNLGWTLKENQEYEKAIEVYDKITETITDKAQVYFDLGQIYAIRHKDDKEKNKEKAIQQYNKCLEYAKDDLKYKCQLALVDLLLNQRNYTSAIQFLENALDFLKSSLKNKEDKYIEMYLPKLQAMSQCFLESSCFDNNGNIWRLKSIIKSCKNILEPNSIFLQTFENESVFQQINNKKGEDRRTKYKRDASIW, from the coding sequence ATGAAAATTAACAAAAAATATGTCGAGCGAAATGATAAGGATGTAAACAAATTTATCAGTGCTTTTAAAGACTCTCTTGAAGAATCAATCTCAACTGGTAAAAAAGTTCCTTTTATATTTCTTCTCTATGGTCTTGGTGGAGTAGGGAAGCATGATTTCCTAGATAACTTAGAAGAGGTAGCAAAAAAATCAACAAAAAAGGAAGGTAAGAACTCCACAGATGTCAGGATTATTCGGATTAATTTTGGGCAATTAGGGACTCCGAAAGAAGCATTAAAACTAATGGATAAGATTGCATCAGATCCTGCTTTTGACAAGAATCTTGTTGATAATATTCTACATTCTCTACAACATGAAAATCATCTATTCCAAGGAAGTACCTTCAGGGAAGTATCTAATCTTTATCAAGACACATTACATAAGCTTGGAGCAACTGGAAGTAAAAGTTCAGAACCAGTTACCAAGGAGCAAATTGAAAGTGTTTCCAAGTTGGCTGAGTTAGGAGGTAAGGTTATTACTTCTAGTCTTGCGCTAGCTCTTGGTGCTCCAGCGTTGTTAATGCCAATGGCTTCTAGCATTGGTGGAGAAATTGTACAAATTGTACGAACTTCACCAGAGATCGCCGCTTCACTTCTGGAAATTAAAGATGGTCTTTTAAATCAGCACCACGCAACTCAAAATGAAAATGTACGTAAGCTTTTGTTAGCTCCTTTAATATACTTGACACCACTATTTATTGAAATGTTAATTGAAGCCTCGAAGAAGCAGTCTATTATCTTGATATTTGAAAAATACGAAAAAATCCACTCAACTGATAAATTAACTTCAGATTTAAATGAATGGTTTTGTCAATTTTTATTCTCTACTGAAAGTAAATTATTTAACCATCAACCTAATCACAAAGTAATCATAATAATCTCTGGACGTAATCAGTTAACTAAGCAAGACAATTGGTCTAACTTTATAGATCAAGAACAAGATAGTCAAATCGCCATCGAGCTTTGTCTTGATTGTTTTAAAGAAAAGGAGGAAGTAGATAACTACTGTAAACAGCAGCTAGAGAAAGAGCTTACCGATGAAGAAAGAGATGAAGTAACACAGAAATATTTTTCACTAACCAAAGGGCATCCAAAGTATCTTGAACTCCTCTGCAAACAAAGAAAAGAAAAGAAAGAAATTGATGATTCAGTAATTAATCGGGATATTTTAAATGTCTTTTTATCTGGGTTTTCAGATGAAAAACAAAAAATTATTCAAATAATATCTTGTTGTCGCTGGTTTGACCAACAGTTAATTCAGTATTTTTTAGATCAAGCAATTCTGGAATTAAACACTTCGCAAGAAAATCAAAAAACTGATGTTGACTACTTGTTTGATTGGCTATCAAAACAATATTTTGTTATTCTCAATCAAGATAGATATCACTTTCATGATTTAGTTCGTCAAGTACTTCGGAGGAATCTTTTTCAAGAAAATCGAGAACTTTTTTATGAAATTCACAATCATCTTGCAATTTACTTCAAACAACGAGCAGATAAGTTAAACCCTGACAAGCTACCATTTACTAAATATAGTGATATTGAGTGGTGTGGATATATTGGAGAATATCTTTACCATGCTTGCTTTGCTCAAAAATCTGACTATCAGAGTTCATTTTTGTACCACTTGTTTGCTTCAATTTATCTGCGTAAGAACGAAATAATCCAAATAGCCTTTGATAAAATTTGCGAGGAATCTAGTGGAACTAATAATCATGAGTTAAAAGATCATCCTCTTCTCCAAAGTCCTACCAAAATCTTTTTGAAAACGTTAGAATTTGTAGCCAAATATAAATGGGTAGCTTTTGAACTCAATTACAATACTCATTATGGTAAATATCGCTCACGGATTGAAGCAGTTGTGCAATTAGCCAAAAATCACTTTGAGCAATTAAACGATGATATTGGTAAGGTTGCAGTGCTGGAATACATTGTTAAAAATTTCTCCCAAAATGCGTCAAAAGAAGATAAATATAAATGGGAAGCATACTTGCGAGATGCTATTGACAAGACGGCTAACCATGTTGATCCAACGTTTAGTAGTCAACTTTTTATGCAAAGCGTGTGTTGGCAATCAGATCACGACGACATTAGCCTGAACTGGTGTAAGAAAGCATTGGAATATAAACCAGACAATGCTAATGCCTTATTTAAACAAGGTCACATTCTTAAATTGCAAGGAGATAAATACAAAGATCAAAAGAATGAAGAAGAAGCACGTGATCATTATGAGGAAGCCCTCAAAAATTATGAAAAGGCAATCAGCATACAACGATATGATCATCGCTTTTGGGAAGCTAAGGGGCAAACTTTAGAGTGTCTGAGACAAAACATTGAAATATCCATAGAAAAAAACAAAAATCATCATAATCATGATGAAAATCAGGCAGAAAGTCTTCGCGTCCTTCTCATTCGGAAAGTTGAATATTGTCAAAAAGAGGTGGACAGCTACTATCAGACAATGCGATTTAGACCTACTGAAAAAGACAACTATTATAAATCTCTTAAGAAATATAAAGATGCTTTAAAAGATTTCATGGGATCAATCAATAATCAAAGCATGGAGGCGTTAGATATATTTATAAAATCAATCAATTTTGATAAGCACGAAAATTCCTTAGACAACAAAAGCTATGGTGGTTTAGTTGATTCAGGTGATAAACTTAGGCTTCTCACTTGTTCATCTGACGAAGATAAAGAGGAAAAGCTTCAAGAGGCTATCGATAAATATAATCTAGCAATTACAATGAATCCTGAATTTCCGTTAGCTTGGTATAGTAGAGGACTGGCTTATGCTGAGCGTGCCAAGCTTCATCAAAACAAAGAAGAGCTTTTTCGCTTAGCAATTAAAGACTACGATAAAGCTTTAAATCTCAGAGACGATTTGACTTGGGCTTTATATGATAAGGGAATAGCTCTCCACTATATTGCAGATAAGCAAAGTGACCAATTAGGATCTGGAGAAGCTAAATCTGAATATAAAGATGCGTTAGAAAACTTTGATCGAGCAATTCAAATTGATCCTGAGTATGAAGATGCCTGGTATAGAAGAGGTTTAACACTAACAAAGTTAGAGCGCTATGAAGAAGCTATTGCTAACTTTGATAAAGCCATTGAAATTACTACTTTAAAGAATCCAAAGAATGCTGATAAACTATGGTATGACAGAGGTATTGCATATCGTAATTACAAGGCATATGAAGAAGCTATTTCTAGCTTCAAAAAAGCTATTGATATTCGTAAAGATTATTCTCTGAATTCATCTGATTCTGATCCGAATGTATTTTATTATGATGCTGAATATAATTTGGGTTGGACATTAAAAGAAAATCAGGAATATGAAAAAGCGATTGAAGTATATGATAAAATAACTGAAACTATTACAGACAAAGCACAAGTTTACTTTGATTTAGGACAGATTTATGCAATAAGACATAAAGATGACAAAGAAAAAAACAAAGAAAAAGCAATACAGCAATATAACAAATGTTTAGAATATGCAAAAGACGATCTAAAGTACAAATGCCAACTTGCACTTGTAGATCTTCTATTAAATCAACGTAACTACACGAGTGCAATTCAGTTTTTAGAGAATGCCTTAGATTTTTTAAAAAGTAGTTTAAAAAACAAAGAAGATAAGTATATAGAAATGTATTTGCCTAAACTACAAGCAATGTCTCAATGTTTTTTGGAATCAAGTTGTTTTGACAATAATGGGAATATTTGGAGGTTAAAATCAATAATTAAATCGTGTAAAAATATACTTGAACCAAATTCAATTTTCCTGCAAACCTTTGAAAATGAATCTGTTTTTCAACAAATTAATAATAAAAAAGGTGAAGATAGAAGAACAAAATATAAAAGAGATGCTAGTATTTGGTAA
- the psb28 gene encoding photosystem II reaction center protein Psb28 has product MNSISPSIEFFAGIPEELSDVRLRRDRNTGENSVKMTFVNIKAVQGANSFAKASFNDIRLVDSEGTISIEPKSSKLFWKDKGDDEELAKIEIVFDIGQSDHWDRFMRFMERYASANGFEFTAS; this is encoded by the coding sequence ATGAACTCTATATCACCATCAATTGAATTTTTTGCAGGCATTCCCGAAGAGTTGAGTGATGTGCGGCTAAGGCGCGATCGCAATACTGGCGAAAACTCGGTCAAGATGACTTTTGTGAATATCAAAGCAGTCCAAGGCGCGAATAGCTTTGCCAAAGCCTCATTTAACGATATTAGACTTGTCGATAGTGAAGGCACAATTTCCATTGAACCAAAAAGTTCCAAACTGTTTTGGAAAGATAAAGGTGATGACGAAGAATTAGCCAAGATTGAAATCGTGTTTGACATCGGACAATCCGACCATTGGGATCGTTTTATGCGATTTATGGAACGCTATGCATCTGCCAATGGCTTTGAATTTACCGCATCATAA
- a CDS encoding ATP-dependent 6-phosphofructokinase, whose product MVNNHKPKRIGILTSGGDCPGLNAVIRAVVKVATYKYGWEVYGIPYGTDGFIELLVGNRQPEELRIKEHGYDIPGLVQGLDILYFLSGSVLGSISKGDPEQHAEDIIKGYEKLGLTALIVMGGDGSIEILDGLAQKAAEQGATWNWVAVPKTIDNDIPFTEASVGFDTAVNRVTQALYDLTFTAASHDRVMIVQVMGRDSGYLAMEAGIAGGADAILIPELTPVLNEGVITGVCSHIQELQKGGRRFALVVVAEGVKNHLGQKEHYIGDYVAHHIKECSSKMCQIDAANPNHIHPFDTRVTVLGHVQRGGTPTSSDRLLATAFGREAVDLIANGNYNQMVIWENGRVSSVPISRVIEQIKKGRREKKAPSSVDPQGFLVRTARDIGIYVGEASSDDQ is encoded by the coding sequence ATGGTAAATAACCACAAGCCTAAGCGTATCGGTATTCTAACCAGTGGGGGAGACTGTCCTGGATTGAATGCCGTAATTCGTGCCGTTGTGAAGGTCGCAACCTATAAATACGGATGGGAAGTCTATGGTATTCCCTATGGAACCGATGGTTTTATTGAACTTTTAGTTGGTAATCGTCAGCCAGAAGAATTACGCATCAAAGAGCATGGCTATGATATCCCAGGGTTAGTACAGGGGCTAGACATCCTCTATTTTCTCAGTGGTAGTGTATTGGGTTCGATTAGTAAAGGTGATCCTGAGCAACATGCTGAAGACATTATTAAGGGCTATGAAAAGCTAGGCTTAACTGCCCTAATTGTGATGGGGGGTGATGGCAGTATTGAGATCTTAGATGGATTAGCGCAAAAGGCGGCGGAACAGGGAGCGACGTGGAATTGGGTTGCTGTTCCTAAAACCATTGATAATGATATTCCCTTTACGGAAGCGTCGGTGGGTTTTGATACAGCCGTTAATCGCGTTACGCAGGCACTCTATGATCTCACCTTTACTGCCGCTAGTCACGATCGCGTGATGATTGTTCAAGTAATGGGACGGGATTCAGGCTATCTGGCGATGGAAGCAGGCATTGCGGGTGGTGCTGATGCGATTCTCATTCCTGAATTGACTCCAGTTTTGAATGAAGGTGTCATTACGGGAGTCTGTAGCCACATTCAAGAATTGCAGAAGGGTGGTCGAAGGTTTGCTCTAGTCGTAGTGGCTGAGGGAGTCAAAAATCATCTCGGACAAAAAGAACATTACATCGGTGATTATGTGGCACATCACATTAAAGAATGTAGTAGCAAGATGTGTCAGATTGATGCAGCAAATCCTAATCATATTCATCCCTTTGATACTCGCGTTACGGTTTTAGGTCATGTGCAGCGAGGTGGTACACCAACATCTAGCGATCGCCTTTTGGCAACTGCCTTTGGTCGGGAGGCTGTCGATTTGATTGCCAATGGCAACTACAACCAAATGGTGATTTGGGAAAATGGCAGGGTGAGCAGCGTTCCCATTAGTCGGGTGATCGAGCAAATCAAAAAGGGACGCAGAGAAAAGAAAGCTCCCTCAAGTGTCGATCCTCAAGGTTTTTTGGTGAGAACAGCGCGAGATATTGGTATTTATGTGGGAGAGGCAAGTAGTGATGATCAGTAA
- a CDS encoding NuoF family protein has translation MDIEGLLQLAKEERDRQKSIRIRCCTSGGCQASGSLEVRDRLDAAIHADGLAETAEVVSVGCMGFCGRGPLVAVDPSSVLYERVEPEQAASIVSGLKGGNVTANLGDLEHPFFTQQLRIVLEHIGKIDPTRIESYIAVGGYRQLYRTLHEMSPQQVIDEVTRSGLRGRGGAGYPTGLKWATVAKMQDRRRNQTQNQPQQKYVICNADEGDPGAFMDRSILESDPHRVLEGMAIAAYAVGATHGYVYVRAEYPPAIEHIRLAIQQAKQHGILGSQIFESTFDFKIDVRVGAGAYVCGEETALIASIEGGRGIPHPRPPYPAESGLWGCPTLINNVETFANIVPIIRNRGAWYASIGTEKSKGTKVFSLAGNIANTGLVEVPMGIPLRQIVEDMGGGASGGGKVKAVQTGGPSGGCIPASAFDTPVDYEAMQALGSIIGSGGMVVMDENTNMVDMARFFIQFCMDESCGKCIPCRAGTVQLHQLLTKFVDHRATEADLASLEELCGMVKSMSLCGLGQSAPNPIVSTLRHFRDDYLKLLAVSD, from the coding sequence ATGGATATTGAAGGACTATTACAACTTGCTAAGGAAGAACGTGATCGCCAAAAGAGTATTCGCATTCGCTGTTGTACTTCGGGCGGATGTCAAGCTTCTGGTTCTCTAGAAGTACGCGATCGCCTAGATGCGGCGATTCATGCCGATGGACTTGCAGAAACTGCGGAAGTAGTCAGTGTTGGCTGTATGGGCTTTTGTGGTCGTGGACCTTTAGTTGCCGTCGATCCCTCTAGTGTTCTGTATGAGAGAGTCGAACCTGAACAAGCAGCATCGATTGTGAGCGGACTCAAGGGAGGTAATGTCACGGCAAACCTTGGCGATCTTGAGCATCCGTTTTTTACACAACAATTGCGGATTGTATTAGAACATATTGGCAAAATCGATCCTACACGCATTGAGTCCTATATTGCCGTTGGCGGATATCGTCAGCTTTATCGCACTCTCCATGAAATGTCACCACAGCAAGTGATTGATGAAGTCACCCGCAGTGGTTTACGTGGTCGTGGTGGCGCGGGCTATCCCACAGGATTGAAATGGGCAACGGTTGCCAAAATGCAGGATCGGCGACGTAATCAAACCCAAAATCAGCCTCAACAAAAATATGTGATTTGCAATGCCGATGAGGGCGACCCAGGGGCATTTATGGATCGCAGCATTCTCGAAAGCGATCCGCATCGGGTACTAGAGGGCATGGCGATCGCTGCCTATGCAGTCGGTGCAACTCACGGCTATGTCTATGTACGTGCCGAGTATCCTCCTGCGATCGAGCATATTCGCCTCGCTATTCAGCAGGCAAAACAGCATGGCATCCTCGGTAGTCAAATCTTCGAGTCCACCTTTGACTTTAAGATTGATGTGCGCGTTGGTGCAGGAGCCTATGTTTGCGGCGAAGAAACGGCTTTGATTGCCTCCATCGAAGGTGGTCGCGGTATTCCCCATCCTCGCCCACCCTACCCTGCGGAATCAGGACTCTGGGGCTGTCCCACTCTGATCAACAATGTGGAAACCTTCGCCAATATCGTCCCGATTATTCGTAATCGTGGCGCATGGTATGCCAGCATTGGCACGGAAAAGAGCAAAGGCACAAAGGTATTTTCCCTAGCAGGGAATATCGCTAACACGGGACTCGTGGAAGTACCAATGGGTATTCCTTTACGCCAAATTGTCGAAGATATGGGTGGTGGTGCATCAGGTGGTGGCAAGGTCAAGGCAGTGCAGACAGGTGGTCCCTCTGGAGGTTGTATTCCTGCATCCGCCTTTGATACGCCCGTTGATTACGAAGCGATGCAAGCCCTTGGTTCCATTATTGGTTCAGGGGGCATGGTAGTCATGGATGAAAATACGAACATGGTCGATATGGCAAGGTTTTTCATCCAGTTCTGTATGGATGAATCCTGCGGTAAATGTATTCCTTGCCGTGCAGGTACAGTACAACTCCATCAGCTATTAACCAAGTTCGTGGATCATAGAGCCACAGAAGCCGATCTTGCCAGCCTCGAAGAACTCTGTGGCATGGTCAAATCCATGAGCCTCTGCGGTTTAGGACAATCTGCCCCTAATCCGATTGTGAGTACATTAAGACATTTTCGTGATGATTATTTGAAGCTTTTAGCTGTTAGCGATTAG
- the hoxU gene encoding bidirectional hydrogenase complex protein HoxU, which produces MSVVTLKINDIEVAAEQGKSILATAKEAGIAIPTLCHLEGVSDVGACRLCMVEVKGSNKLLAACVTQVAEGMEVHTHTDQLKNYRKMAVEMLFAEGNHICAVCVANGNCELQNMAIATGMEHSRFPYQFPQRDVDLSHDLFGIDRNRCIFCTRCVRVCDEIEGAHVWDVANRGAQSKLITGLDQPWGEVDACTSCGKCVDACPTGAIFDKGSAVGEMQRDRTKLEFIVTAREQKQWTR; this is translated from the coding sequence ATGTCAGTTGTCACCCTAAAAATTAATGATATCGAAGTTGCCGCCGAGCAGGGTAAAAGCATTCTGGCTACGGCAAAGGAAGCAGGCATCGCAATTCCAACCCTGTGCCACCTAGAAGGCGTGAGTGATGTCGGAGCCTGTCGTCTTTGCATGGTGGAAGTTAAGGGTAGTAATAAATTACTGGCTGCCTGCGTCACTCAAGTTGCAGAAGGCATGGAGGTGCATACCCATACTGACCAGTTGAAGAACTATCGCAAAATGGCTGTGGAAATGCTGTTTGCCGAGGGTAATCACATTTGCGCGGTCTGTGTGGCTAATGGTAATTGTGAACTGCAAAATATGGCGATCGCTACGGGGATGGAGCATTCTCGATTTCCCTATCAGTTCCCGCAACGGGATGTGGACTTGTCCCATGATTTATTTGGCATCGATCGCAACCGTTGTATTTTCTGTACGCGCTGTGTGCGGGTATGCGACGAAATCGAAGGGGCGCACGTGTGGGATGTGGCAAATCGTGGCGCACAGTCAAAACTAATCACAGGACTCGATCAGCCTTGGGGTGAAGTCGATGCCTGCACCTCCTGCGGTAAATGCGTTGATGCTTGCCCCACGGGAGCCATTTTTGATAAAGGCTCAGCAGTAGGTGAAATGCAACGCGATCGCACCAAACTCGAATTTATCGTTACCGCGAGGGAGCAGAAACAATGGACAAGATAG
- the glgX gene encoding glycogen debranching protein GlgX encodes MLMEFRSGHSYSLGATWDGQGTSFSLFSKNATGVDLCLFDQKGQETRLSLIDIGNYIWHIYLPNVKPGQQYGFRVNGSYNPEQGYRFNPAKLLIDPYAKAIAGDVIHGAEIFGYPWGHPQEDLAISHQDDSHLIPKSVVIDEFFNWDGDRLPQIPWDKTIIYETHIKGLTQQHPNIPEELRGTYAGLAHPVMISYLKSLGVTTVELLPIHHFFLHSGLLADKKLCNYWGYDPIGYFAPYAGYSASGISGQQVTEFKHMVKCLHAEGIEVILDVVYNHTGEGNHLGPTLSLRGIDNAVYYRLQENNLREYKDFSRCGNCPNTLHPQVLKLIMDSLRYWVTEMHVDGFRFDVAAALGRGELIEIDMWRGSGQRKIKVANYDFDPLGVFFTLIHQDPILSQVKLIAEAWDAGDRGYQVGNFPILWSEWNGKYVDLIRDFWRGEDIKLKEFADRFMGSPDLYQHNHRLPHASINYVTCHDGFTLTDLVSYNEKHNEANLEDSGSNHNRSENFGVEGETNDINVLKSRSQQKRNLLVTLMLSQGVPMLLGGDEIGRTQQGNNNPYCQDNKISWFNWELSAENEALLKFVQQLIEFRCQHPIFRQDYWLERDSNRDAIAWFNTDGIEISDEQWQSVICSITVLLDSTKVYPPNIQDDIFLLFFNAEDEIIDFIFPSDLRDRSWKIVIDTTKPTFEENLIELDKHEFKVAARSLLVLQNSK; translated from the coding sequence ATGTTGATGGAATTTCGGTCTGGGCATTCTTATTCTCTAGGTGCGACTTGGGATGGTCAAGGCACTAGCTTTTCACTCTTTTCTAAGAACGCCACAGGTGTTGATTTATGTTTGTTTGATCAGAAGGGACAGGAAACTCGTTTATCATTAATTGATATCGGTAATTATATTTGGCATATTTATTTACCTAACGTAAAGCCAGGACAGCAATATGGATTTCGCGTTAATGGTTCCTATAATCCTGAGCAGGGATATAGATTCAATCCAGCTAAGCTTTTAATAGATCCTTATGCTAAAGCGATCGCAGGAGATGTTATTCATGGTGCAGAAATATTTGGTTATCCTTGGGGACATCCACAAGAAGATTTAGCTATATCCCATCAAGATGATAGTCATCTTATACCTAAGTCGGTTGTTATTGATGAATTTTTTAATTGGGATGGAGATCGCTTGCCTCAAATACCTTGGGATAAAACTATCATCTATGAAACACATATCAAAGGATTGACTCAACAACACCCAAATATTCCTGAAGAATTGCGGGGGACTTATGCAGGGCTTGCACATCCTGTCATGATTTCCTATTTAAAATCGCTTGGTGTTACAACGGTTGAACTCTTACCAATTCATCATTTCTTTCTGCATTCAGGATTACTTGCTGATAAGAAACTTTGCAACTATTGGGGATATGATCCCATTGGTTATTTTGCACCCTATGCTGGCTATAGCGCTAGTGGCATTTCAGGACAGCAGGTAACAGAATTTAAACACATGGTCAAATGCCTCCATGCTGAAGGAATAGAAGTTATTTTAGATGTCGTCTATAACCATACGGGAGAAGGTAATCATCTTGGTCCAACCCTATCTCTACGAGGAATTGACAATGCAGTTTATTATCGATTGCAAGAAAATAATCTAAGAGAATATAAAGATTTTTCTAGATGCGGTAACTGTCCTAATACTCTTCATCCTCAAGTCTTAAAGCTAATTATGGATAGCCTACGTTACTGGGTGACAGAAATGCACGTTGATGGTTTTCGTTTTGATGTAGCAGCAGCTTTAGGTAGAGGAGAATTGATTGAAATAGATATGTGGCGAGGTTCTGGACAGAGAAAAATCAAAGTTGCTAACTATGATTTTGATCCACTAGGAGTTTTTTTTACTCTTATCCATCAAGATCCTATTCTTTCTCAAGTTAAATTGATTGCTGAAGCTTGGGATGCAGGAGACAGAGGCTATCAGGTCGGAAATTTCCCAATTTTATGGTCGGAATGGAATGGGAAGTATGTCGATTTAATACGAGATTTCTGGCGTGGTGAAGATATTAAGCTCAAAGAATTTGCTGATCGCTTTATGGGTAGTCCTGACTTATATCAGCACAATCATCGCCTTCCCCATGCCAGCATTAATTATGTTACCTGTCATGATGGGTTTACCCTCACCGACTTAGTGAGCTATAACGAGAAACATAATGAAGCCAATTTGGAAGATAGTGGCAGTAATCACAATCGTTCTGAAAATTTTGGTGTGGAAGGTGAGACAAATGACATTAATGTATTAAAGTCAAGGTCGCAGCAGAAACGGAATCTATTAGTAACTCTGATGCTATCTCAAGGTGTCCCGATGCTGTTAGGTGGTGATGAAATTGGGCGAACTCAACAAGGAAATAATAATCCTTATTGCCAAGACAATAAAATTTCTTGGTTCAATTGGGAATTAAGTGCGGAAAATGAGGCGCTATTAAAATTTGTCCAGCAGCTAATAGAGTTTCGTTGCCAACATCCAATATTTCGACAAGACTATTGGTTAGAGCGGGATTCAAACCGAGATGCTATTGCTTGGTTTAACACCGATGGTATTGAGATAAGTGATGAACAATGGCAAAGTGTCATTTGTTCCATTACTGTATTGTTGGACAGTACAAAAGTTTATCCTCCTAATATTCAAGATGATATTTTTCTGCTTTTTTTCAATGCTGAGGATGAAATAATTGACTTTATTTTTCCTAGTGATTTACGGGATAGGTCATGGAAAATTGTAATTGATACGACTAAACCCACGTTTGAGGAAAACTTGATTGAACTAGATAAGCATGAATTTAAAGTGGCTGCGAGATCATTGTTAGTACTCCAGAATTCTAAATAG